Proteins from a genomic interval of Planctomycetia bacterium:
- a CDS encoding RNA polymerase sigma factor: protein MWPNEHPNLSETAQSSALDSGWPPAEEVIRTAQGGDRQGQRRLYDACRERVYRLAYRMIGPDDAADVSQQTFLQVFRNITQFAGQSRFETWLFRIVLNECFQLRRRRARRPAYSLCVDVMDHEPGQERSTDASDLLEMALLQLDPDLRSIFLLREIEHLGYEAIGEALGIPAGTVASRLNRARRELQGILIALGWEP, encoded by the coding sequence ATGTGGCCGAACGAGCATCCAAACCTGAGCGAAACTGCTCAATCGAGCGCACTTGATTCTGGTTGGCCGCCAGCGGAGGAGGTGATCCGCACAGCGCAAGGCGGCGATCGGCAGGGGCAAAGGCGGCTATATGATGCTTGCCGTGAGCGTGTGTATCGACTTGCCTACCGGATGATCGGGCCGGACGATGCAGCCGACGTGAGTCAGCAGACATTCCTCCAAGTCTTTCGCAACATTACTCAATTCGCAGGTCAGAGTCGCTTTGAAACTTGGTTATTCCGCATCGTGTTGAACGAATGTTTCCAACTTCGTCGGCGGCGGGCTCGTCGGCCGGCGTATTCGCTTTGTGTTGACGTAATGGACCACGAGCCTGGGCAGGAACGGTCGACGGATGCGAGCGACCTGCTGGAAATGGCGCTTTTGCAACTGGATCCCGATCTGCGCAGCATTTTCCTGTTGCGGGAGATCGAACATCTCGGTTACGAGGCAATTGGCGAGGCCTTGGGAATTCCCGCTGGCACAGTGGCGTCGCGGCTCAATCGGGCGCGGCGTGAGTTGCAAGGAATCCTGATTGCACTTG